The DNA sequence TGCTCTGCTTGAAatgagtttaatttatttttattatgcgGACATACAACTTTCAAGAAAATGgctcttaaaatattaagaactGGTTATTGATTTACCGACAGCATCCATGCCCACTAACTTAGGCATGAATTTTCTGAGATGCTCCTCAGCTGCTTTCTCAGCTTTGAGTGTTTCACATTCAAAAGAAACTGAAACCTTATGTTTCCCATGCTTCTGTTCAAGCATACCCACAACATCCTTCTGCCACCTGTTACCAAATGAAAGGCCTTCAAGGAACCACAATAACAACTTAGTCTTAGGCAGTCTTTTCCTAGAAGCCAAAACAATAACCTATTTGATATTACAACTCACTAGATTTACGataaacttaaaatgaaaTCCATCTTCAAGCTAAGCCCAATAATACACAAAATGTACATGCTTAATGCCAAACACAACTTTTTGACTATACTGGCATGCCAGCAACATAAAAGATATTGCACAAATAGCTTACCCATGAGCATGGTCAGTGCTGCATATCTTGGCAGCATCATGTCCTCTGCACTCCACCActatctctctttctctcttagTCTGTTGTTAGGAATTTATCAGAATGATTGCAATGATCATATGTTAATTGAAatccatttctttcaaaaagcAAGACCAACACTCCCTAGCTAGAGAACATACTGAGTCAACAAGAACAAGATAACTTGACACGATTGTAGGGTGTAATAGAATAAGGGAACGTGAGTTTTACAAGTATAGCAAATTTCAaggcataaaaaataaagaaaatgacacTAACATTATAGTCTGTTACAGTTAGCTTGATCAGGCGGTAATCCTCACCCCTGCTGCACTCCCTTTCACACTCCAGTTCTTTTGCAAAAATACGAAAAAGCAAGTGCATgagcaaatttatttatatggaCTGGCAAAAACACaatcaaatacaaatacaCAGCTATTCATATTGGATAAAACAATTCTACTAATACTTCCAAGTTAAAAGGATAGAGAGTACCAGTGCCATGGAGGCCATAGCAAATGGAGTGCGGAAGCTGAATAAAATGGCCTGAAATGGATCCACTGGGCAGAAGGGCTATTGACGCTACACCCTCCATTACCGTTTGGGAtttctcctctttttctcCTCCTTCTGCAACAAGAAAGCATGATAAAGGTAGCAGAATACACGAATTGAccaacaaataaacaaaaataatcgTATTTTTCCGGTTCGGGAGGAAAACAACTTACCCATTGTAGGGTTATGGAAGTTGTCTATGCACTCTCTTTCCCGGGGTTTTAGGTCAAATGTTGAGAgggtttttatgtttttgaagTGGGAGAGGGTTTTTATGCCAACGGAGTGGcgtttgatattttgttagaACGACGTCGTCAGGGTGCTATCTTGTTTACGATTTCTTTCTATCTACCGCTAGCTATCTTGCTAGCATCCTTTCTGGACACTTCCTACGCTGCTTGTCTCATTCTCTCCCATCTCTGcttcgagagagagagatttcaTTCGCAAGCTCTAAGTTCGTTTTTAGAAATCCGTAAACCTTCTCGAGGTACTACTTCATTCATGCTTTGCTTTTTTATCTTCTAATCGCAGTGCAATCTGGAATTCAAGAATTGCGTCTTTCTTGTTTCGAGGAAAGAAAATTCTGTTAGCATACAAGTTTTAGTTGTCTAAAACTATATCTGATTTGATGATTTCTTTCTTGGATACCAGTTTTGGTAGAGGCaacatatagaaaaattcaatcGTTCTGCTTTTGGGTTGGATATGGTAATGGTAGAGATGCTGAACAATCCACCAGCATGTTCTATTTCCATGTACAGGAACAGCCACCAAACTCACTGGTTTTGCTGTTCAAGAAGGCATGATCTTAGAACCCATTTAAAGTGTATTGGTTGTTCTGCATATTTGAGTTGGAGATTAAACATAAAGATGAATTGTGCCAAGAATCATGTCTTTGGTGTGGTTGCTTTAGCTGAGGGGTCGAGCACGTGGTTAGGAACTCCTAAACAGATAACCCCAGAAAATTTTCTGTCGTGTAAGTCAATTGGAATTAAAACTCCTTGTATAATGCCTAATAAGGTTGCGAGGCTTGAGTTTGAGTCAGATTGTGATGAAGGAAGAACCCCACTTTTTGAAGGAAAAGAAGGTTTTAGTGAAAATTGCCCGCAACATATATTGCCACCTTGGGGTGATTTGTCTGATGAAGAGTTggaatatcaaaataatttggatGATAGTTTAAGGAGATCTACAAAAACTATCGATGAGACTGACAATGAGAGATATTACTTGGAGGAGAGGAATGAAGAAATATTATCGAAAAGGATTTTGAAGCTCAGCAGATCAAATAAAGTTAGAAGTGTTTTAGCATTATATAGGTCAATGGAGTTTTCTGGTCTGCTGCCTAATTCACATGCTTGCAATTCACTTCTTTCCTGTCTCTCAAGAAATGGAAGACTTGATGATGCcttgaaaatatttgagtttatGAAGACACGTGAGATCATTACTGGCCACACTTATAGCTTGATTTTAAAAGCAGTTGCAAATGATCGGGGCTGTGATATAGCATTAAGTATGTTTGAGGAAGCAGATAGGGCGAGCAAAACCAGAAAGTATATGGACACAATTGTTTATAATACTATGATAGCAATATTTGGAAAGTTGAACAACTGGGTTCAGGCTGAGAGGATGTGGAGAAAATTGCAAGATAATGGCCATGTAGGGACAATAGTAACATATCGCCTGTTAGTTTGCATATTTGTTCGTTGTGGTCGAAATGAACTAGCTCTTGATGCATATCATGAGATGATTCGAAATGGATTATGTCCAGGGGATGATTCTATGCAAGCGATTATTGGAGCTTGCACGAGAGAGGGGAAGTGGGATATGGCACTAAATGTCTTGCAGAGTATGTTAAACAGTGAGCTGAAGCCGACTCTAACAGCTTGTAATGCTTTAATTAACTCACTTGGGAAAGCAGCCAAAGTTGAACACGCATTCAAGGTTTATGGTCTTTTGAGATCGTTGGGCTATAAACCTGATGCATACACTTGGAATGCACTGCTTGTTGCATTGAACCGGGCGAATCGACATGCTGATGCTCTTCGGCTCTTTGAGACCATTAGAAGAGAGGACAGCACCGTCATAAATCTGCACATATACAATACATGTTTGATGTCTTGCCAGAGGCTTGGGCTTTGGGAAAGAGCAATGCAGCTACTATGGGAAATGGAAGATTCTGTGTTTCCTGTTTCTGTTACATCATATAACCTTGTTATTGGAGCTTGTGAGGCTGCAAGGAAACCGAAGGTTGCATTGCGAGTTTATGAGCGCATGGTTCAGCAAAAACAATCTCCTGACATATTCACtcttttgtcactaataagAGGTTGTATCTGGGGTTCCCTTTGGGATGAAGTCGAAGAAATCCTAAATGTAAGTTTCTGAACTGATTTAACATTCTATCTCGTGTTTACAAGAGCTCCCTTCTGGAATCTGGATACAGAGAGATGACTGTTTGCCCCTCcatccttttcattttcttttcttcagtAATAACCACTTTTCGTTGCTTAAAGAGTCATGTTTTCGTTCCTTTTTGCTTAAAGAGTCACGTTTTcgttcctttttctttcttccttccttctttttcttttggcgGTTGATAATGTGTTCCCATTGAATGTCATTCCTAACCCAATGATGTTATTTGTCATGCTGCAGTCTGCACCAAATGGATCTCTATATAATGCTGCTATTCAGGGTATCTGCTTGAGGAGCAAGACTGACTTGGCAAGAAAATTCTACGCGAAAATGCGTGAGATTGGCCTCAAACCCGATGGCAAAACTCGGGCTTTGATGCTGCAAAACTTACCAAAAGGTTGatcagaaaaaaagaaacactcTTAAGGATTAGTGTCTAATGTTAGCCATGCAATCTTTATGCTTTATGGTTCAGACCACAAGAGACCTGACTCTGTATTGTATAGGTTTTTCTGATATCCTCCAACCTCTTTCTGTATATTATTCAGTTACTTATTTGATGTATAGAAGATTAGGTTTAGAGCTATTACAGCTAATGAGTTCAATAGTTTACAAGTCAGCTCAGTGCTGTTAGAATTTAGTTCTCAAGACGATTCAGGTTCCTGAGCAAATCATAAAACTGTTCATCTCTtgattttagataattttagcAAGCTGCTTGCAGTAGAAATAGTTCACATGGTAAAAGACATTCTTCCTTTCCAAAGTTGCTCCGCAAATATATCAGCTAAGTTGTGATTCAAGAATCGACTTCGAGAATGTCATTACTCTATGTTGGTTCCTTTCTTGATTCATTGAAGAACTGGAAAAACTCGTTCTCTAGCTATAGCAGGCATGGGGGAAAAGGGCGTGGGCGGATGCTTCTGGGCACAAGATTGACTCTTTAAAGAAGCTATACAAATATTGGCCCTAAATAGTTGGAAGTAatcattgattttgtttgtCATGTTTCAATTTGTTATCTGCACAACAACGTTTGCTGCCCCACAGGCCAACATCAAGAATACCGTAACTTGCAATGGATTTTAGCACTAACttgtgattgtaatttacccatcttCTTGCTactcttaaaaataaacaaaatggaAATGCCTTTTTGTTGGTATCTGTCTTTTCCTGGGGTAAACAAGCAGGAATTcatatagtataaattaataccagCTTTTCAGCATCAGTTCCTGCTTGAACAGAAGGATGCATGTTACAAATAATAGTTTCTAATGTCAGCTTTTTAGTGTCAAAGTCTGATTGAAGAAAGAGTTGCATACAGGGTGTAAAGGCTAATTTAGCTAATCACGGAAGCAAGTTAACAGCCTGACTGATTCCTTTTCATCAACATTTCTTGCCAACCTCCAACCAAGAAAGGGGAAAGAGAAATGCAACTCTTGCATTTCTTCAGTTTAGAGTCGAACAGCTTACGTAATCTCACATTATTGGCAGAAACTTGATGTGTGGACCTAACATACCTAATTTTATA is a window from the Sesamum indicum cultivar Zhongzhi No. 13 linkage group LG15, S_indicum_v1.0, whole genome shotgun sequence genome containing:
- the LOC105177304 gene encoding uncharacterized protein LOC105177304 isoform X1, with amino-acid sequence MEGGEKEEKSQTVMEGVASIALLPSGSISGHFIQLPHSICYGLHGTELECERECSRGEDYRLIKLTVTDYNTKREREIVVECRGHDAAKICSTDHAHGWQKDVVGMLEQKHGKHKVSVSFECETLKAEKAAEEHLRKFMPKLVGMDAVVNIGHMTIEGLNFDAETECKCIEQSS
- the LOC105177304 gene encoding uncharacterized protein LOC105177304 isoform X2; this encodes MEGGEKEEKSQTVMEGVASIALLPSGSISGHFIQLPHSICYGLHGTELECERECSRGEDYRLIKLTVTDYNTKREREIVVECRGHDAAKICSTDHAHGWQKDVVGMLEQKHGKHKVSVSFECETLKAEKAAEEHLRKFMPKLVGMDAVVLTGSLYLQLILVI
- the LOC105177303 gene encoding pentatricopeptide repeat-containing protein At3g29290, whose amino-acid sequence is MVMVEMLNNPPACSISMYRNSHQTHWFCCSRRHDLRTHLKCIGCSAYLSWRLNIKMNCAKNHVFGVVALAEGSSTWLGTPKQITPENFLSCKSIGIKTPCIMPNKVARLEFESDCDEGRTPLFEGKEGFSENCPQHILPPWGDLSDEELEYQNNLDDSLRRSTKTIDETDNERYYLEERNEEILSKRILKLSRSNKVRSVLALYRSMEFSGLLPNSHACNSLLSCLSRNGRLDDALKIFEFMKTREIITGHTYSLILKAVANDRGCDIALSMFEEADRASKTRKYMDTIVYNTMIAIFGKLNNWVQAERMWRKLQDNGHVGTIVTYRLLVCIFVRCGRNELALDAYHEMIRNGLCPGDDSMQAIIGACTREGKWDMALNVLQSMLNSELKPTLTACNALINSLGKAAKVEHAFKVYGLLRSLGYKPDAYTWNALLVALNRANRHADALRLFETIRREDSTVINLHIYNTCLMSCQRLGLWERAMQLLWEMEDSVFPVSVTSYNLVIGACEAARKPKVALRVYERMVQQKQSPDIFTLLSLIRGCIWGSLWDEVEEILNSAPNGSLYNAAIQGICLRSKTDLARKFYAKMREIGLKPDGKTRALMLQNLPKG